Genomic window (Planococcus sp. MSAK28401):
TCTTTCTTATACATCGGGGACGACCGGCAATCCCAAAGGCGTGGTCCATAGCCATGGCTGGGCGTACGCACATTTGCGCACCTCAGCAGAGCATTGGCTCGGGGCAAAAACAGGCGATTTGGTGTGGGCGACGGCGAGCCCGGGCTGGCAAAAATGGATCTGGAGCCCGTTCCTTGCGACACTTGGAAGCGGAGCGACGGCATTTGTCTATAACGGCAAATTCGACCCGGCACTATACTTGGAGTTGCTGGAACAGCGGAAAATCAATGTGCTATGCTGCACGCCGACAGAATACCGCCTGATGGCCAAGCAGAAAGATTTGGCGAAATATGATTTGAGCGCGCTCCACAGTGCCGTCTCGGCCGGTGAGCCATTGAATGCGGAAGTGATCGATGTGTTCCGGAAGCATTTCGATTTGGATGTGCGCGACGGGTATGGGCAGACTGAAAATACATTGCTTGTGGGCACGATGAAAGGCACAGAAGGGCGCACAGGCTCGATGGGCAAACCGACGCCAGGCAACCGGGTGGAAATCATCGACGATAACGGCGAGCCTTGTCCAATCGGAGAAGTCGGGGACATCGCTGTGCACGTCGAGACGCCGGCCTTGTTCAAGGAATATTTCAAAGACGCCGAGCGGACGCAAATGCAGTTCCGCGGTGATTATTATGTAACGGGCGACAAAGCGTCGAAAGACGAAGACGGCTTTTTCTGGTTTGAAGGGCGCGGCGATGACATCATCATTTCCTCAGGCTACACGATCGGGCCGTTCGAAGTAGAAGATGCGCTCGTTAAGCATCCTGCCGTGCAAGAATGTGCCGTCGTCGGTTCGCCAGATGAAATCCGTGGGACGATCGTCAAAGCATTCGTCGTCTTGACTGAAGGACATGAAGGCGGAGAAGAGCTCATTACGGAACTCCAAAACCACGTAAAGGAATTG
Coding sequences:
- the mbcS gene encoding acyl-CoA synthetase MbcS; amino-acid sequence: MKREQLLAPENYNLVEEFERFATGDGRKAIIWENDQGEKKDLTYDDLIQQANRAANSFEKAGLKKGDVVLVMVPRLIEAYVVYTGALKAGLVVIPSSEMLRAKDISYRLNHSEAKAVIAYEPFLGQFEGVAEMYGLTNFVIGQGSDSWISLTDEMASASDRYEAAPTKNDDMAFLSYTSGTTGNPKGVVHSHGWAYAHLRTSAEHWLGAKTGDLVWATASPGWQKWIWSPFLATLGSGATAFVYNGKFDPALYLELLEQRKINVLCCTPTEYRLMAKQKDLAKYDLSALHSAVSAGEPLNAEVIDVFRKHFDLDVRDGYGQTENTLLVGTMKGTEGRTGSMGKPTPGNRVEIIDDNGEPCPIGEVGDIAVHVETPALFKEYFKDAERTQMQFRGDYYVTGDKASKDEDGFFWFEGRGDDIIISSGYTIGPFEVEDALVKHPAVQECAVVGSPDEIRGTIVKAFVVLTEGHEGGEELITELQNHVKELTAPYKYPRAVEFRSELPKTASGKIRRVELRQAENAKK